From a single Planococcus shenhongbingii genomic region:
- a CDS encoding DUF5693 family protein, whose translation MRKVLIAIILATLILTIPSIYQRVQIEESNKTVETIVPYKLIHQWMGNNPDITQGQVFSDLEEAGVQSISVEPDTLRTLERKGAITAVNSSRMREHLLLNRQEPLDAFYNTEGLFVASTEDFPLAEVAKEMFEETHSIEVNGVQYTFIPGVQHTILSMPVGYDEEVIAAVLDAGINVVPRLADYGEEEQTKRMADELLSLKQEGIEKVLFLGMNAPFYKEPELLKDFATELKEGGFTLLQIESGNQTGFQQLAYAMDLDVVRLHSVPVTKDDLSTMSERIVRAVKERNIRSIFLSMSSTDYGEAIAGLKTIRADVDTGLVAYSRGEAKAFAAYEVPAWQTAAGLIGAIAFLGLAIDVIIKKRLLTLLTIAGALLLALIYMLFDLSIILKIFALGVAIAAPIFAVLQDKKIESKGYLVKEYAKAVAVTLVGIWFIVVLLNGNQFLLGIDSFRGVKLVYILPMAFIAIYAVWGSINFLLKMNVKYWHLLTVGLIAVLGMYYISRTGNAGAVSALELQVRQLLEQILYVRPRTKEFLIGFPLFVVALYVAKRNIKASYFILIPAVIGFLSMVNTFTHLHIPLSISLLRSTYSVIIGFLIGLLLILLYKWIGRRIVGQIKARCQF comes from the coding sequence GTGCGAAAAGTGTTAATTGCTATTATTCTAGCCACATTAATATTGACAATTCCTTCAATATACCAGCGCGTTCAAATAGAAGAATCCAATAAGACTGTTGAAACCATTGTGCCTTACAAATTGATCCATCAATGGATGGGCAACAATCCAGATATTACTCAAGGCCAGGTATTCAGTGATTTAGAAGAGGCAGGTGTCCAATCCATTTCTGTGGAACCTGATACGTTGCGGACATTGGAACGGAAAGGGGCGATCACGGCGGTAAATTCTTCCCGAATGAGAGAGCATCTTTTGCTTAATCGCCAAGAGCCTCTGGACGCTTTTTACAATACAGAAGGACTGTTCGTCGCTTCAACTGAAGATTTTCCTCTGGCAGAAGTAGCGAAAGAGATGTTTGAAGAAACGCATTCCATAGAAGTCAACGGTGTTCAATACACGTTCATTCCGGGAGTGCAGCATACTATTCTTTCAATGCCAGTTGGCTATGATGAAGAAGTAATTGCTGCAGTATTGGACGCAGGGATAAACGTTGTTCCCCGCCTCGCTGATTACGGAGAAGAAGAACAAACCAAGCGTATGGCGGATGAACTTTTGTCTTTAAAGCAAGAAGGAATAGAAAAAGTGCTGTTCCTCGGTATGAATGCTCCGTTCTACAAAGAACCGGAGCTCCTTAAAGATTTTGCAACTGAACTGAAAGAAGGCGGTTTTACGCTGCTGCAAATTGAATCCGGAAATCAGACAGGTTTCCAGCAATTGGCTTATGCGATGGATCTCGACGTGGTAAGGCTTCATAGTGTACCTGTCACCAAAGATGACCTTTCCACTATGTCAGAACGGATTGTCCGAGCTGTAAAAGAGCGCAATATCCGTTCGATTTTCTTGAGTATGAGCTCAACTGATTACGGTGAAGCGATAGCAGGATTGAAAACTATCCGAGCAGATGTCGACACAGGATTGGTAGCGTATTCCAGAGGCGAAGCCAAGGCTTTTGCAGCCTATGAAGTGCCAGCTTGGCAAACGGCTGCCGGATTGATTGGCGCAATTGCCTTTTTAGGTTTAGCAATCGATGTTATTATCAAAAAACGCCTGTTGACGTTGCTGACAATAGCGGGTGCTCTATTGCTTGCATTAATTTATATGCTGTTTGACCTTAGCATCATATTGAAAATTTTTGCCCTTGGCGTGGCTATAGCTGCCCCTATTTTCGCAGTATTGCAGGATAAAAAGATCGAATCCAAAGGGTATTTGGTCAAAGAGTATGCAAAAGCGGTCGCTGTTACTTTAGTAGGTATTTGGTTTATTGTCGTATTACTCAATGGAAATCAATTTCTATTAGGTATAGACTCTTTTAGAGGAGTTAAACTTGTCTATATTTTGCCCATGGCATTTATTGCGATTTATGCAGTATGGGGAAGCATTAATTTCCTGCTAAAAATGAATGTGAAATATTGGCATTTGTTAACAGTCGGGTTGATTGCTGTTTTAGGGATGTATTATATAAGCAGAACCGGGAATGCAGGAGCTGTCAGTGCATTGGAGCTGCAGGTAAGACAGTTGCTTGAGCAAATTTTGTATGTGCGGCCGAGAACAAAAGAGTTTTTGATTGGCTTCCCGCTTTTCGTCGTAGCACTTTACGTGGCGAAAAGAAACATCAAAGCCAGTTATTTCATTTTGATTCCGGCGGTCATCGGCTTTTTGTCGATGGTCAATACGTTTACACATTTGCATATCCCTCTGTCGATTTCCTTGCTCCGGAGCACATATAGTGTAATTATAGGATTTTTAATCGGCTTGTTGCTTATTTTACTGTATAAATGGATTGGCAGAAGGATAGTTGGACAGATAAAGGCGA
- a CDS encoding N-acetylmuramoyl-L-alanine amidase has protein sequence MQKILVKAGLFFVALVLVITSLGSNSSSASGVPFKDIKTTDEEIIYLWNKGLINGTSKTTFSPDASVTREQAAAMIGRALKLNGTLRKTSFNDVDPKNYASGYIQSAVDKGIVEGDSEGNFRPKDTITRGEMAFLLSRAFNFTQTGNVFFTDIKINTSSTSLYAAANKIATAGITNGTGDGSYEPNSELNRGQFAAFVARALNTDFRVIFKNVTIAELTVTADNLNVRKGPDASYSSYGKIYRGAKFQVYGYNGSWAYGKSGTLTGYVSTAYLAKSVTPVANTNKYVVLDAGHGGTDPGAVGHGLKEKDINLDVAKRVESLLKTKGISVYMTRSTDIFIPLASRVDLAKKSGGNAFVSIHTNAATPSASGSETFYSAALDQRALESKQLATFIQNRLYKAMNNNNRGVKEAGYLVIGSNPLPAALVELGFITNSTDASKLASATYKQRASEAIASGIDDYYKWKANN, from the coding sequence ATGCAAAAAATATTAGTTAAAGCTGGGCTCTTCTTTGTCGCTCTGGTATTAGTGATTACGTCTTTAGGTTCAAACAGCTCTTCTGCCTCAGGCGTTCCTTTCAAGGATATTAAAACAACGGATGAAGAAATTATTTATTTATGGAATAAAGGCTTAATCAATGGAACGTCAAAAACAACTTTCAGCCCTGACGCTTCCGTTACACGCGAACAAGCCGCTGCTATGATTGGTCGTGCCCTAAAGTTAAATGGCACTTTACGAAAAACTTCTTTTAATGATGTGGATCCCAAAAATTATGCTTCTGGTTATATTCAATCCGCTGTTGACAAAGGAATCGTCGAAGGCGACTCAGAAGGAAATTTTCGTCCGAAAGATACAATAACACGCGGTGAGATGGCTTTCCTTTTAAGCAGAGCCTTTAACTTCACACAAACTGGAAATGTTTTTTTCACAGACATTAAAATAAATACAAGCTCTACAAGTTTATATGCAGCAGCAAATAAAATCGCCACAGCCGGCATCACAAACGGGACAGGCGACGGAAGTTATGAACCAAACAGTGAATTGAACAGAGGGCAGTTTGCCGCTTTTGTAGCGCGAGCACTCAACACTGACTTCCGTGTAATATTCAAAAACGTTACAATTGCTGAACTGACAGTAACAGCTGATAACTTGAATGTCCGCAAAGGTCCGGATGCGAGTTATTCATCATATGGGAAAATTTACAGAGGCGCAAAATTCCAAGTCTATGGTTACAATGGTAGCTGGGCATACGGTAAAAGCGGCACTTTAACCGGCTATGTCAGTACTGCTTATTTGGCAAAATCGGTGACACCCGTAGCTAATACAAATAAATACGTAGTTCTTGATGCAGGTCACGGCGGTACAGACCCAGGTGCGGTCGGCCATGGTTTAAAAGAAAAAGATATCAACCTTGATGTAGCAAAACGCGTTGAATCACTTCTTAAAACCAAAGGTATTTCTGTCTACATGACACGCTCGACTGACATTTTTATTCCGCTGGCAAGTCGAGTTGATTTAGCTAAAAAGAGCGGTGGCAACGCGTTCGTCAGCATCCATACCAATGCTGCAACTCCTTCAGCTAGCGGGTCAGAGACCTTCTACTCAGCTGCGCTTGATCAACGGGCTTTAGAAAGTAAACAATTGGCAACATTCATCCAGAACAGGCTTTATAAAGCTATGAACAACAACAACCGAGGTGTAAAAGAAGCCGGTTATCTGGTTATCGGTTCAAATCCTCTTCCAGCCGCATTGGTGGAATTAGGATTTATCACAAACAGCACAGATGCTTCTAAATTAGCTTCTGCTACTTATAAACAACGGGCTTCTGAAGCAATTGCCAGCGGCATCGATGATTACTACAAGTGGAAAGCTAATAATTAA
- a CDS encoding WecB/TagA/CpsF family glycosyltransferase: MTNKFVHILGVPFIDTTRKEFITRLQDRIEKREKTFVVTANPEIVMHSLQDPAYKQILGKADYITADGIGIVKAAAIVGEPLPERVSGYDMMLDLMEMANQKRQRIFFLGASETVLQETVRLVQEKYTGIHIAGHHNGFFDWTDPTLPQTIKNSEPDLVFIALGFPRQEQWIGQHIDGFDQGVFIGVGGSFDVFSGNVKRAPELWQKLNLEWFYRLVKQPSRWKRMLVLPKFALVVIRGKVFSKG; this comes from the coding sequence ATGACAAACAAATTTGTACATATATTAGGTGTGCCTTTTATCGATACGACCCGTAAGGAATTTATAACAAGATTGCAGGACCGCATTGAAAAGCGGGAAAAGACATTTGTCGTTACGGCGAATCCGGAAATTGTTATGCACTCGCTCCAAGATCCGGCTTATAAGCAGATACTCGGCAAGGCGGATTATATAACAGCTGATGGAATTGGTATTGTTAAAGCAGCTGCCATTGTCGGCGAACCTTTGCCAGAACGGGTTAGTGGCTATGACATGATGCTTGACTTGATGGAAATGGCTAATCAGAAACGCCAGCGGATCTTCTTCCTGGGAGCTTCAGAAACAGTGCTGCAGGAAACGGTACGCTTAGTTCAAGAAAAGTATACTGGCATACATATAGCGGGACATCACAACGGTTTTTTTGATTGGACAGACCCAACTTTGCCGCAAACTATCAAAAATTCGGAGCCAGACCTAGTATTCATAGCACTCGGTTTTCCGCGTCAGGAACAGTGGATTGGGCAACATATCGATGGATTTGATCAGGGAGTCTTCATCGGCGTCGGTGGCAGTTTTGATGTTTTCAGTGGAAATGTCAAACGAGCGCCTGAACTTTGGCAAAAGCTTAATCTGGAATGGTTCTACCGTTTAGTGAAGCAGCCTTCGCGCTGGAAACGGATGCTCGTCTTGCCGAAGTTTGCGCTCGTCGTGATCCGCGGGAAGGTCTTCAGTAAAGGATGA
- a CDS encoding VanZ family protein has product MKKILIFLILFIILFVSSGQTYEEQSLIPALEKYLPSEPFKGVLSHLEIPYWGTHVSIEERGYHKFIEFLLRKGAHVLMFGLIALAVLNLLPKPKVWLAFIIALAIALMDEFHQSLTGGRTPAIQDVLLDAFGALLFLSIWLLWNTGKRKTKEQ; this is encoded by the coding sequence ATGAAAAAAATACTTATCTTTCTAATATTGTTTATCATCTTATTTGTATCATCTGGCCAAACTTATGAAGAACAATCCTTGATTCCGGCATTGGAAAAGTACCTGCCGTCCGAGCCGTTCAAAGGTGTATTGAGCCATTTGGAAATTCCGTATTGGGGCACTCACGTATCGATTGAAGAAAGAGGCTACCATAAATTTATCGAATTTTTGCTTCGCAAAGGCGCCCATGTCCTGATGTTCGGCTTGATCGCCTTGGCCGTGCTGAATCTTTTGCCTAAACCAAAAGTGTGGCTTGCTTTCATAATCGCTCTTGCCATTGCATTGATGGATGAGTTCCATCAATCGTTGACGGGAGGACGGACGCCGGCTATTCAAGATGTGTTGCTTGATGCTTTTGGAGCGCTCTTGTTTTTAAGTATTTGGTTGTTATGGAATACAGGAAAAAGAAAAACAAAAGAACAATAA
- a CDS encoding S8 family peptidase — MKKIYVLAATALTLISLNINHIEVAASENEPEKVIISFKDEIDFEVLDEMGAEVQEELNSINAVVVTLPDQQSIESASIDSSIEYIEEDHLVKAAGQMQTWGYKQIKANTASKIGYTGKGVKIAVVDSGINNKHPDLKIAGGVSKISGLTAFADKLGHGTHVAGIIGAQNNSIGTVGVAPDASLYSIRVLSDEGFGDMTDVIAGIEWAIEQKMDIINLSLTTQTNSPSLQAVVKKAYDQGIIIVAASGNYRANLSIKDVLFPARLPSVIAVGSVSQLNKLSYFSNFGPNQELVAPGENIKSTFVDAKTSTQEDYMVSEGTSMAAPFAAGTFAQYMEAYPHLTNVQLRATVNRAAMDLGAKGRDNLYGHGLVQSLSSKAALFPDLVPDIWYTSAIQKIFDQNITNGFSDGTFRPNSSITRGEAVTMIGRALNLNKNNINHKFTDVPKNSYAAGYINSAVELGYVKGITATNFSPDAPINRGDMAVLIQRIYNLKSTQNTQFSDVPSSKYYYDAVQAVFENNIVKGYPNGTFRPENPITRAENAQILSNSLE; from the coding sequence TTGAAAAAAATATATGTTTTAGCAGCAACAGCACTTACTCTCATTTCATTAAACATTAACCATATAGAAGTTGCCGCTTCTGAAAACGAACCTGAGAAAGTGATTATTTCTTTTAAAGATGAAATCGATTTTGAAGTGCTGGATGAAATGGGTGCAGAAGTTCAAGAAGAATTGAATAGCATCAACGCAGTTGTGGTCACCCTGCCGGATCAGCAATCCATCGAGTCAGCCAGCATAGATTCTTCCATTGAATACATTGAGGAAGATCATCTCGTAAAAGCAGCCGGCCAAATGCAGACATGGGGCTATAAACAGATAAAAGCCAATACCGCTTCGAAAATCGGTTATACCGGAAAAGGAGTGAAAATAGCGGTTGTCGATTCCGGGATTAACAACAAGCATCCTGATTTGAAAATTGCCGGTGGTGTATCAAAAATTTCAGGGCTGACCGCCTTTGCCGATAAACTTGGGCACGGGACACATGTCGCAGGTATAATTGGAGCACAGAACAATTCAATTGGAACAGTTGGCGTAGCACCAGACGCCTCACTTTATTCAATCAGAGTGTTGTCAGATGAAGGCTTTGGCGATATGACCGACGTCATCGCCGGCATTGAATGGGCTATTGAGCAGAAGATGGATATTATCAACCTCAGTTTGACAACACAAACCAATAGCCCGTCTCTTCAGGCTGTCGTCAAGAAAGCTTATGACCAGGGCATTATCATCGTTGCAGCCTCTGGCAACTACCGGGCAAATTTAAGTATTAAAGATGTTCTATTTCCTGCCCGTCTTCCTTCTGTCATTGCCGTGGGTTCTGTATCCCAATTGAACAAACTGTCCTATTTCTCAAATTTCGGTCCAAACCAGGAATTGGTGGCGCCTGGGGAAAACATTAAAAGTACATTTGTAGATGCCAAAACTTCCACTCAGGAAGATTATATGGTCTCAGAAGGAACGTCCATGGCTGCGCCTTTCGCTGCCGGTACATTTGCCCAGTACATGGAAGCTTATCCCCATTTGACCAACGTACAGCTTCGCGCTACAGTGAATAGGGCCGCAATGGATTTAGGGGCAAAAGGAAGAGACAATCTATATGGACATGGTTTGGTTCAGTCCTTGTCTTCAAAAGCGGCTTTGTTCCCTGATTTAGTTCCTGATATTTGGTACACTTCAGCTATCCAAAAAATCTTCGATCAAAACATAACTAACGGATTCTCGGACGGGACATTCCGGCCGAACAGTTCCATCACCCGTGGAGAAGCGGTCACAATGATCGGCCGTGCATTAAATTTGAATAAGAACAACATTAATCATAAATTTACGGATGTCCCAAAAAATTCATACGCTGCCGGCTATATCAATAGCGCTGTTGAGCTTGGTTATGTCAAAGGAATTACAGCAACTAATTTTTCACCGGATGCTCCAATCAATCGCGGAGACATGGCAGTCCTTATTCAGCGCATATATAATCTGAAGAGTACACAAAATACCCAGTTTAGCGATGTACCTTCTTCCAAGTACTATTACGACGCTGTTCAAGCTGTATTCGAAAACAATATTGTAAAAGGATATCCAAACGGCACTTTCCGTCCGGAAAATCCGATTACACGAGCAGAGAATGCACAAATTTTGAGTAATTCATTGGAGTAG
- a CDS encoding S-layer homology domain-containing protein, whose translation MKKVLLITVMAALVLSLFNSPIAKAADDLSGHPYEKEMRELMALGVITGYNDGSIQPERHVTRAEFAKMVIKTFGLGTNAESAEFKSAGLTNAGITATAINFKDISAHQWFYWPVMDAVQAGIVKGYPDNTFRPNESITREQMATMVSRALAAKGMLPDVEQTATLNFKDLSTILEDHVTDVRILSHLEILTGNTDGTFKPKESSKRWMVALVMLRAKDYMDGPAEKEFQAVSVASDKTTIVKHFDTFAEAKKYVQDNTNSQAVERTNKILWMEEGIGFTNAFTEIYPSETLKASTGTFRPYVPASTELKFLDSTGTTVKVELAGKIGYVSQNVIRLIPEQAKKGQSYYEVSTSGSLVHKIYNHSNGTLQSTGEIGKAPKEFVAGMKYYSWDGATFTNASGALVTEAHQYFNKLPLHTTSNYTAAELDKYLQDAFPYYNKTVAGKTWTKSPLVGTGKFFKEMESKYKVNALYLMAHAIHESGWGTSKIAQDKFNLFGYGAVDADPYKAAFTYLTFRESIEYAAQKVDANYHTIKASYYNGAYLGNKGGGMNVRYASDPFWGEKIAGHMYRADLKLGGKDLNKKILGETTTAPLNFRSGASATNEMLYTLPVAGVPVVINGNTTASGVAWHKVQPENKADTEAYVHGSYIKMLPLAK comes from the coding sequence ATGAAGAAAGTATTGCTTATAACAGTCATGGCGGCATTGGTATTATCGTTATTCAATTCGCCGATAGCTAAAGCAGCAGATGACCTGAGCGGACATCCGTATGAAAAAGAAATGAGAGAATTGATGGCGCTCGGCGTTATTACTGGATACAATGACGGCTCTATTCAGCCGGAGCGCCATGTGACTCGTGCAGAATTTGCGAAAATGGTCATTAAAACTTTTGGTCTTGGAACAAATGCTGAAAGTGCAGAGTTTAAAAGCGCTGGACTGACAAACGCGGGAATAACTGCCACTGCTATAAACTTTAAAGATATTTCTGCGCATCAATGGTTTTATTGGCCGGTAATGGATGCTGTTCAAGCGGGAATTGTTAAAGGCTATCCAGATAACACATTCCGCCCAAATGAATCCATCACCCGCGAGCAAATGGCAACAATGGTATCAAGAGCATTAGCGGCAAAAGGAATGCTTCCGGATGTCGAACAGACTGCCACATTGAACTTCAAAGATTTATCTACTATATTGGAAGATCATGTAACAGATGTTCGGATTTTATCGCATCTTGAAATCTTGACAGGGAATACTGATGGAACGTTCAAACCGAAAGAAAGCTCAAAAAGATGGATGGTGGCGCTTGTTATGCTGAGAGCTAAAGATTACATGGACGGACCAGCGGAAAAAGAATTCCAGGCGGTTTCAGTAGCTTCGGATAAAACTACTATCGTAAAACATTTTGATACATTCGCAGAAGCGAAAAAATATGTTCAAGACAATACGAATTCGCAGGCAGTTGAACGCACCAACAAAATCCTCTGGATGGAGGAGGGGATCGGGTTTACGAATGCCTTCACTGAAATTTATCCTTCTGAAACGTTAAAAGCTTCAACTGGAACGTTCCGTCCATATGTTCCGGCTAGTACTGAACTAAAGTTTTTGGATTCGACAGGCACAACAGTCAAAGTGGAATTGGCGGGTAAAATAGGTTATGTCAGCCAGAATGTCATCCGTTTGATTCCGGAACAGGCTAAAAAAGGGCAATCGTATTATGAAGTATCAACCTCCGGCAGTCTGGTTCATAAAATTTATAACCACTCAAATGGAACTTTGCAGTCAACGGGAGAAATCGGCAAAGCGCCGAAAGAATTCGTGGCTGGCATGAAGTACTACAGCTGGGACGGAGCGACATTCACCAATGCCTCTGGCGCTCTTGTTACAGAAGCGCATCAATATTTCAACAAACTGCCGCTTCATACGACATCCAACTATACGGCTGCAGAACTGGACAAGTACCTTCAGGACGCCTTCCCGTATTACAACAAGACGGTAGCTGGCAAAACTTGGACCAAGAGTCCACTTGTTGGAACAGGTAAATTCTTCAAAGAAATGGAAAGCAAATACAAAGTCAACGCGCTTTATCTGATGGCCCATGCCATCCACGAAAGTGGATGGGGAACCAGTAAAATTGCACAGGATAAATTCAATCTTTTCGGTTATGGCGCAGTAGATGCGGATCCTTACAAGGCCGCTTTCACTTATCTTACGTTTAGAGAATCGATTGAATACGCTGCTCAAAAAGTCGATGCGAATTACCATACGATCAAAGCCAGCTACTATAATGGAGCATACCTTGGCAACAAAGGTGGAGGGATGAACGTTCGCTATGCATCCGATCCATTCTGGGGTGAGAAAATCGCGGGGCATATGTACCGCGCTGACCTTAAACTTGGCGGCAAAGATCTTAATAAGAAGATTTTAGGGGAAACAACAACTGCGCCTTTAAACTTCCGAAGTGGTGCATCAGCAACAAATGAAATGTTGTATACATTGCCGGTTGCCGGAGTTCCAGTCGTAATTAATGGCAACACGACGGCTTCCGGAGTTGCCTGGCATAAAGTACAGCCTGAAAACAAGGCCGATACTGAAGCCTATGTTCACGGCTCATACATTAAAATGCTGCCGTTGGCTAAGTAA
- a CDS encoding C40 family peptidase: MKKCIVVMVIAMLIFTANPFLSNKAEAASGTVTPEELIAYANKFTGVPYLWGGKTPRGFDCSGYLLYIFNQFDLSIPRVSADQYKEGAWVSKSNLKKGDLVFFGASAGSTRVTHSGLYVGNGNFISATTSKGIATENLNTNSYWAPRYIGAKRYNSVKAAPVTVSAPKKQLPAGQYYDVSSKYWGYIAIKNLGTKGIINGYDVSVFKPNNAVNRAEAAKMIALAVGLKPVNGSSFKDVSSAYWANGYINAVKRAGIINGRGDGRYAPAEKITRAEISAMLTRAFTLKASSTSVSFKDLKGHWAEASVVKVASNNLATGYDDGTFKPNNNATRAEMATFIHRAISK, encoded by the coding sequence TTGAAAAAATGTATAGTAGTTATGGTGATAGCGATGCTAATTTTTACAGCTAATCCGTTCTTATCAAATAAAGCCGAAGCAGCCAGTGGAACAGTAACACCAGAAGAATTAATCGCATATGCAAATAAATTTACAGGAGTACCTTATCTATGGGGCGGCAAAACACCAAGAGGTTTTGACTGTTCAGGTTACCTCTTATACATATTCAACCAATTTGATCTTTCCATCCCTCGTGTTTCTGCGGATCAATATAAGGAAGGCGCATGGGTATCGAAAAGCAATCTAAAAAAGGGTGACTTAGTATTTTTTGGAGCAAGTGCTGGTTCAACCAGAGTCACACACTCAGGACTCTATGTCGGAAATGGGAATTTCATCTCTGCAACAACAAGTAAAGGAATTGCTACAGAGAATTTGAATACAAACTCTTACTGGGCTCCACGCTATATTGGTGCAAAACGATATAATAGCGTAAAAGCTGCACCGGTCACAGTTTCTGCACCGAAAAAACAATTGCCAGCAGGTCAGTATTATGATGTGTCAAGCAAATATTGGGGTTATATTGCTATTAAAAATCTAGGCACTAAGGGCATTATCAATGGTTATGATGTCAGTGTTTTTAAACCGAATAATGCAGTAAACCGTGCAGAGGCAGCAAAAATGATTGCACTTGCAGTAGGACTTAAACCGGTTAACGGCTCATCATTCAAAGATGTTTCTTCTGCTTACTGGGCAAATGGCTATATCAATGCTGTTAAACGGGCAGGCATCATTAATGGCCGCGGTGACGGCAGATACGCACCAGCTGAGAAGATCACACGTGCAGAAATCAGTGCCATGCTAACTAGAGCATTCACTTTGAAAGCATCTTCAACATCAGTGTCATTCAAAGATTTGAAAGGCCACTGGGCTGAGGCATCTGTTGTAAAAGTTGCTTCAAACAACTTGGCGACCGGATACGATGATGGCACATTCAAGCCGAATAATAACGCTACACGCGCTGAGATGGCCACATTCATCCACAGAGCAATCAGCAAATAA
- a CDS encoding putative polysaccharide biosynthesis protein, translated as MKNTLVKSTLILSVAALLSKILGSLFRIPLQNIAGDEVLGIFTLVYPVYMVALTLSVAGIPIAISKLIAEARAKGDDQRIKTIFSVSGVLAALFGIISFLLIYAFSHPIAEVLGGPATRPALIVVSCTLLVAPYMAVYRGFFQGYEDMTPTAVSQVIEQFIRVGLILIVAVIMVQNLYSDQEIGGGIMIGSIIGAAVSLIYLRILYERTSIRKLKRKKDGSFWKTGKTILKISIPICIGAITMALLNLVDSITIPTGLKTYGYAGDDINYLYGIYGRGLALVQIVTVFASSVVLPLIPSISKKLSQRDLNGTKKLIENTFFLTYLISIPAAFGLVALTLPINLGLFTDLEGSQVVAIISFSSLFTSLTVLGTGVLQGINKAKLGAWIIIFGVIIKLILNFLLVNLYGLTGAAISTALVYLILFLLNVYFIWKYTEFEYYSNKIISISIAALVMGAIIWLPSSFLDFEEMSRIGALLYAAIAIVVGVSIFFGLLLVLKVLNKDNMSQIPVLNKIIK; from the coding sequence ATGAAAAATACGCTAGTCAAAAGTACGCTTATTTTATCAGTTGCTGCGTTATTATCGAAAATACTTGGAAGCCTGTTCCGCATTCCGCTTCAGAATATAGCGGGGGACGAAGTGCTTGGAATTTTCACATTGGTGTACCCGGTTTACATGGTGGCATTGACGCTGTCGGTCGCGGGTATTCCGATTGCAATTTCCAAACTAATTGCAGAAGCACGGGCTAAAGGTGATGATCAGCGCATCAAAACAATTTTTTCGGTCTCTGGAGTTTTAGCAGCGCTGTTTGGTATCATAAGTTTCTTGTTAATTTATGCGTTTTCTCATCCGATTGCGGAGGTTCTGGGAGGACCGGCTACCCGGCCGGCATTAATTGTGGTCTCTTGTACATTGCTGGTCGCACCTTATATGGCGGTATATAGAGGGTTTTTCCAAGGCTATGAGGATATGACGCCTACGGCTGTTTCCCAAGTGATTGAACAGTTTATCCGCGTCGGTTTGATCTTAATAGTGGCAGTTATCATGGTCCAAAACCTGTACAGCGATCAAGAAATAGGCGGAGGCATCATGATCGGCTCCATTATTGGAGCGGCTGTTTCGCTTATTTATCTGAGAATATTGTATGAACGGACATCAATCCGTAAGCTGAAAAGGAAGAAAGACGGATCGTTCTGGAAAACTGGAAAAACCATACTGAAAATTTCCATCCCGATTTGCATCGGAGCCATCACGATGGCTCTTCTTAATCTGGTTGATTCCATCACTATCCCTACAGGATTGAAGACTTATGGCTATGCAGGCGATGACATCAATTATCTTTACGGAATATACGGAAGAGGATTAGCGCTTGTACAAATTGTAACAGTATTCGCAAGTTCTGTTGTCCTGCCTCTTATTCCTTCTATTTCAAAAAAACTCTCGCAGCGAGACTTGAACGGAACGAAGAAACTGATTGAAAATACGTTTTTCCTTACATATCTTATTTCAATACCAGCGGCCTTCGGCTTAGTTGCGTTAACGCTGCCGATTAACTTGGGATTATTCACTGATTTGGAAGGAAGCCAAGTCGTAGCAATCATTTCATTTAGCTCACTTTTTACTTCGTTGACAGTTCTCGGAACAGGCGTGCTGCAAGGTATCAATAAAGCAAAGCTCGGTGCATGGATTATCATCTTCGGTGTCATCATCAAGCTGATCCTCAATTTTTTACTGGTGAACCTGTATGGATTAACGGGAGCTGCAATTTCCACCGCCCTTGTTTACTTGATTTTGTTCCTGTTAAATGTATATTTCATTTGGAAATACACGGAATTTGAGTATTATTCAAATAAAATTATTTCCATTTCTATTGCAGCATTAGTAATGGGGGCAATTATCTGGCTTCCAAGTTCTTTCCTGGACTTCGAAGAAATGTCGCGAATTGGAGCTTTACTATATGCCGCAATTGCAATTGTAGTAGGAGTTTCAATCTTTTTTGGCTTGCTTCTCGTATTAAAAGTGCTCAATAAAGATAATATGAGCCAGATTCCAGTGCTCAATAAAATAATTAAGTAA